The Synechococcus sp. MU1643 genome contains a region encoding:
- a CDS encoding Fur family transcriptional regulator encodes MRLSRQRRMVLDLLWNEKSHLSARDIFEQLNLRGRSIGHTSVYQNLEALQSAGVIECLDRASGRLYGYRSDPHSHLTCLDSGSIEDIDVVLPNDLLRQIEQRTGFRIESYTLQLNGRRTLEN; translated from the coding sequence ATGCGCCTCAGCCGACAGCGGCGCATGGTGCTCGACCTGCTCTGGAACGAAAAGAGCCACCTCAGCGCTCGCGACATTTTTGAGCAATTGAATCTGAGAGGGCGGAGCATCGGCCACACCTCGGTGTATCAGAACCTCGAAGCCCTGCAGTCGGCAGGGGTCATCGAATGTCTCGACCGTGCCAGTGGGCGCCTGTACGGCTATCGGAGTGATCCCCACAGCCATCTCACCTGTCTGGACAGCGGTTCGATCGAAGACATCGACGTTGTTCTTCCCAACGACCTGTTGCGTCAGATCGAACAGCGCACCGGCTTCCGCATCGAGTCGTACACCCTGCAATTAAATGGCCGGCGCACCCTGGAGAACTGA